From a single Nostoc sp. MS1 genomic region:
- a CDS encoding MFS transporter → MNPKTWLQLPAFRSKNYRLFFAGQGISLIGTWMTQLATVWLVYRLTNSPLMLGVVGFTSQIPSFFLAPFGGVFVDRFSRYRTLIGTQILAMFQSLALAVLTLTGVIQIWHIIVLSLVQGFINALDAPARQAFVPELVERREDLANAIAINSTMINGARLIGPAIGGLLIARVGVAYCFLIDGLSYIAVIAGLLAMTVKPWKENKVNGNPLQQVKEGFIYAFSFPPIRAILLLSTLVSLMGLQNTILVPIFAETILKGGAESLGFLMAASGLGALSGGIYLATRKTILGIGKLIAIAPAVLGVGLIAFAISRYLPLSLFTMLFVGLGTILQIAASNTFLQTIVEDDKRGRLMSLYTMSFLGMIPVGNLLGGALANRIGAPNTLIIDGIACIVGSVLFYRELPTLRKLVMPLYEKKGVIAAAKTTRV, encoded by the coding sequence ATGAATCCAAAAACGTGGCTGCAACTACCGGCTTTCAGGTCAAAAAATTATCGACTGTTTTTTGCTGGTCAGGGAATTTCTCTGATTGGTACATGGATGACCCAACTAGCTACAGTTTGGCTAGTTTATCGCTTAACTAATTCCCCCTTAATGCTAGGGGTTGTAGGATTTACCAGCCAAATTCCTAGCTTCTTCCTCGCACCTTTTGGGGGAGTATTTGTTGATAGATTTTCGCGGTATCGTACCTTAATTGGGACGCAGATATTAGCGATGTTTCAGTCGTTAGCGTTGGCTGTATTGACTTTGACTGGTGTGATTCAAATTTGGCACATTATAGTTTTAAGTTTAGTACAGGGTTTTATTAACGCCTTAGATGCACCAGCTAGACAAGCGTTTGTACCTGAATTGGTGGAACGCCGAGAAGATTTAGCTAATGCGATCGCCATCAATTCAACTATGATTAACGGGGCGCGATTAATCGGCCCAGCTATTGGTGGTTTGTTAATTGCTAGGGTTGGTGTAGCCTATTGTTTTTTAATTGATGGTTTGAGTTATATTGCCGTCATCGCTGGCTTATTGGCAATGACAGTTAAGCCCTGGAAAGAGAATAAAGTTAATGGTAATCCTTTGCAGCAAGTTAAAGAAGGATTTATCTATGCTTTTAGCTTTCCACCAATCAGGGCAATTTTATTACTATCAACTTTAGTTAGTTTGATGGGGTTACAGAACACTATTCTCGTTCCTATTTTTGCCGAAACTATCCTCAAAGGTGGGGCGGAGAGTTTAGGATTTTTGATGGCAGCTTCGGGATTAGGTGCTTTATCTGGTGGGATTTATTTAGCCACACGTAAAACTATTTTAGGCATTGGTAAATTAATTGCGATCGCTCCAGCAGTTTTAGGCGTTGGACTCATTGCTTTTGCTATTTCTAGATATCTACCCCTTTCGTTATTTACGATGTTATTTGTTGGTTTAGGCACAATTTTACAGATAGCTGCCAGCAATACATTTTTGCAAACAATTGTGGAAGATGACAAGCGTGGTAGATTGATGAGCTTATATACCATGTCATTTTTAGGCATGATACCTGTAGGTAACTTATTAGGTGGTGCATTAGCTAATCGTATCGGCGCTCCTAACACGTTAATTATTGATGGTATAGCTTGTATTGTTGGGTCTGTTCTTTTCTATAGGGAATTACCAACTTTGAGGAAGTTAGTAATGCCTTTGTATGAGAAAAAGGGAGTGATTGCAGCAGCGAAAACAACTAGAGTCTGA
- a CDS encoding DHA2 family efflux MFS transporter permease subunit: protein MNNTDAMRQAGKNTNVPPNHVPFRTWVGVLASMLGAFMAVLDIQITNASLQDIQASLGATLEEGSWISTAYLVAEIIVIPLTGWLSRVFSLRRYLLVNTALFIFFSICCAWAWNLNSMILFRALQGFCGGVLIPSAMTVVLTKLPPAKQAVGLAAFAITAVFAPSVGPTLGGWLTENYGWEYNFYINVVPGILMLAGIWYGIAQDKPQLQLLKQGDWWGIGSMAIGLGSLQVVLEEGSRKDWFGSQLIVRLSILAAIFLTLFFIIELTRKQPFINLRIIRYRNFGLASIVNVSLGIGLYGSIYILPLYLAQIQQYNALQIGEVLIWAGMPQLLIIPFIPKLMQRIDVRFMVALGVTLFAISAFMNSGMTNQTGLDQLRWSQLVRAMGQPLIMVPLTSVATTGLDPKEAGSASGLFNMMRNLGGSMGIAVLATLLTNREQFHSNRLGDAVSLYNPDTQQRIEQMTQYFVSRGADLSTAQNQAIASISNVVRREAYVMAFNDCFYFIGLALLLSGIAVLFFKKVKATGGAVAH, encoded by the coding sequence ATGAATAATACAGACGCAATGCGTCAGGCAGGGAAAAATACTAATGTACCGCCAAATCATGTACCTTTTAGAACATGGGTTGGGGTTCTAGCTAGTATGCTGGGCGCATTCATGGCGGTGTTAGATATTCAAATTACTAATGCTTCATTACAAGATATCCAAGCGAGTTTAGGCGCAACTTTAGAAGAAGGCTCTTGGATTTCTACTGCTTATTTAGTAGCAGAAATAATAGTTATACCTTTAACTGGTTGGTTATCAAGAGTATTTTCTCTACGCCGTTATTTATTAGTTAATACTGCTTTATTTATATTCTTTTCGATCTGCTGTGCTTGGGCGTGGAACCTTAACTCCATGATTCTTTTCCGTGCCTTACAAGGCTTTTGTGGTGGGGTATTGATTCCTTCAGCAATGACGGTAGTTCTGACAAAATTGCCCCCAGCAAAGCAAGCAGTTGGATTAGCTGCATTTGCCATTACAGCAGTTTTTGCTCCATCTGTCGGCCCGACATTAGGCGGTTGGTTAACGGAAAATTATGGTTGGGAATATAACTTTTATATTAACGTAGTTCCGGGAATATTAATGTTGGCTGGAATTTGGTATGGTATTGCCCAAGATAAACCCCAATTACAACTATTAAAACAGGGTGATTGGTGGGGGATTGGTTCTATGGCAATTGGCTTAGGTTCCCTGCAAGTTGTATTAGAAGAAGGTAGTCGTAAAGATTGGTTTGGTTCACAACTTATAGTCCGTTTGAGTATATTAGCAGCAATTTTCTTAACTCTATTTTTTATTATTGAATTAACTCGCAAGCAACCATTTATTAATTTGCGAATAATACGTTATCGTAACTTTGGTTTAGCGAGTATTGTAAATGTTTCTTTGGGTATAGGTTTATATGGTTCGATTTATATTTTACCGTTATATCTTGCCCAAATTCAACAATATAATGCGTTGCAAATTGGGGAAGTTTTAATTTGGGCTGGTATGCCTCAATTATTGATTATTCCTTTTATTCCTAAATTGATGCAACGCATTGATGTCCGTTTTATGGTGGCCTTGGGGGTAACTTTATTTGCTATTAGTGCATTCATGAACTCAGGAATGACTAATCAAACAGGGTTAGACCAATTAAGGTGGTCGCAGCTTGTCAGAGCGATGGGACAACCTTTAATTATGGTTCCTTTAACCTCAGTTGCTACGACTGGTCTAGATCCTAAAGAAGCAGGTTCAGCCAGTGGTTTATTTAATATGATGCGAAATCTGGGCGGTTCTATGGGGATTGCTGTTTTAGCAACTTTATTAACTAATAGAGAGCAATTTCACTCGAATAGATTAGGTGATGCAGTATCTTTGTACAATCCAGATACACAGCAACGCATCGAACAAATGACGCAATATTTTGTTAGTAGAGGTGCTGATTTAAGCACTGCGCAAAATCAGGCGATCGCATCCATATCAAATGTAGTCCGCCGCGAAGCTTATGTAATGGCATTTAATGATTGTTTTTACTTTATTGGACTGGCTTTACTGCTAAGTGGTATCGCAGTTTTATTCTTCAAAAAAGTGAAAGCAACAGGTGGTGCTGTTGCCCACTAA
- a CDS encoding M23 family metallopeptidase: MIYRQGKVALSGATLLALGLNILGFMTLFPKAEVVIARETQSNTIATSGNGWLAASFPVENFQSYTSAFGYRPSATGGNGWEFHSGLDIAAPQGSYIRNWWAGTVIKVGDKTACGTHVVIKSGEWEHTYCHMEGYVDSANGRRFLIDRAGGIQIWEGQIIPTGARIGRVGMTGRTTGPHLHWGLKYANNYVDPAMVLREMFSQQQVARVRGRVNIQQSQVIIQPGKNSGNVGY, encoded by the coding sequence ATGATTTATAGACAGGGAAAAGTAGCACTTTCGGGAGCTACACTCTTAGCGTTGGGTTTAAATATTCTGGGTTTTATGACTCTATTCCCTAAAGCCGAAGTTGTTATAGCCAGAGAAACCCAATCCAACACAATAGCTACAAGTGGTAATGGTTGGTTAGCAGCTTCTTTTCCTGTAGAGAACTTTCAATCTTATACTTCTGCTTTTGGCTATCGTCCTTCTGCTACTGGCGGTAATGGTTGGGAATTTCACAGTGGCTTAGATATTGCTGCTCCCCAAGGTAGCTATATTCGTAATTGGTGGGCGGGGACAGTTATTAAAGTAGGTGATAAAACTGCTTGTGGTACGCACGTTGTCATCAAATCAGGTGAATGGGAACACACCTATTGCCACATGGAAGGATATGTTGATAGTGCCAATGGTAGGCGTTTTTTAATTGACCGCGCAGGTGGCATTCAAATTTGGGAAGGTCAAATAATACCTACCGGAGCGAGAATAGGTAGAGTAGGAATGACCGGACGTACAACTGGGCCGCATCTGCATTGGGGTTTAAAGTACGCTAACAACTATGTAGACCCGGCAATGGTGTTACGAGAAATGTTTTCTCAACAACAAGTTGCTAGAGTCCGTGGAAGAGTCAACATTCAACAATCACAAGTAATTATTCAACCAGGAAAAAATAGCGGTAATGTTGGTTATTGA
- a CDS encoding IS630 family transposase (programmed frameshift), producing the protein MGSRLRVFLTPKQDKILFNLRTADVPQKVKDRAEVIRLSAHGWYVEKIADHFDWTAQTVREVLHRWEKQGLEGLWEKAGRGGKSRWAEADMAFLEKCLEQEPRTYNSVQLAQKLEQERSVKLSPDWLRQVLKKGVIWKRTRKSHKGKQDKVLQQIKQADLEMLELSAAAGEIDLKYMDESGFCAWSEPSYSYYFRGQQKRLEQSKRRGRRLSIIGFLQPLISFVYGLVIGGVSRKSYIQMMELEALEAQKAGRIRVIVQDNGPIHRCKEVQQLWTKWEEMGLYIFFLPKYCSEMNPIELEWQHLKKNELASQSFEDELDLAYAVIDGVQNRGEKGNYSTQRVKFNSYSSA; encoded by the exons ATGGGCAGCCGTTTAAGGGTATTTCTGACTCCTAAGCAAGATAAAATTTTGTTCAACCTGAGAACGGCAGATGTACCCCAGAAAGTGAAAGACCGAGCCGAAGTGATCAGATTAAGCGCACATGGTTGGTACGTAGAGAAGATAGCAGATCACTTTGACTGGACTGCCCAAACAGTAAGAGAAGTTTTGCATAGATGGGAAAAACAAGGTCTAGAAGGACTGTGGGAGAAAGCAGGGCGGGGAGGAAAATCAAGGTGGGCAGAAGCTGACATGGCGTTCTTAGAAAAATGCTTGGAGCAAGAACCACGTACATATAATAGTGTTCAATTAGCCCAAAAATTAGAGCAAGAACGCTCCGTGAAATTGAGTCCTGACTGGTTAAGGCAGGTACTC AAAAAGGGGGTCATTTGGAAGCGAACTAGAAAAAGCCACAAAGGAAAGCAAGACAAAGTATTGCAGCAAATCAAACAGGCAGACTTAGAGATGTTGGAATTATCTGCTGCTGCTGGAGAAATCGATTTAAAGTATATGGATGAATCAGGGTTTTGTGCCTGGAGTGAACCCAGTTACAGTTACTACTTCCGAGGTCAGCAAAAACGCCTGGAGCAGAGTAAGCGTCGGGGTCGAAGGTTAAGTATTATTGGGTTTCTTCAACCCCTAATTAGTTTTGTGTACGGTCTAGTGATTGGTGGCGTTTCACGCAAATCCTATATTCAAATGATGGAGCTTGAAGCACTTGAAGCCCAAAAAGCAGGTCGTATCAGAGTCATCGTTCAGGACAACGGCCCGATACATCGGTGCAAAGAAGTTCAGCAATTATGGACAAAGTGGGAAGAGATGGGTTTGTACATCTTCTTTTTACCTAAATATTGCTCAGAGATGAATCCAATTGAATTGGAGTGGCAACACCTGAAAAAAAATGAACTAGCTTCTCAAAGTTTTGAGGATGAATTAGACCTTGCCTATGCTGTCATTGATGGAGTTCAAAATAGAGGAGAAAAGGGAAACTACAGTACGCAACGTGTAAAATTTAACTCTTATTCTTCTGCTTAA